In the genome of Carya illinoinensis cultivar Pawnee chromosome 13, C.illinoinensisPawnee_v1, whole genome shotgun sequence, the window TACTTTTAGTCTCAGATAATGATGATGAGAAaaatctattatatttattattttatttaaatatatattgatgtgtaaaaatatatgtttaaataaaaaaataataaataataaattatatattaatatatagtagagGAGATGTAagtaaaatcttttatttataataatcaatgtaattgagaattaaaaaaaacataaagagaacagtaatatttttgtgtttatgttatttttatgttttaagagAGAATTTAATTGAAGTTGAACGAATCAACGTATGGAGCGGCATAAATCTGGCGCGAAGTGCGTTGCTAACCATGTCAACGTGGgaactgaaaaaagaaaaaaagaaaaaaaagagagaaatgtaACAGCTTCGTCAATAGTCACCACGCACGTGGGACGTCTTTATTGGACTATCTGTCTAATAGCCGATGATAATATAGGCTGGCCCGTGATTGTTGAACGACCTAGGTATCTTCGTGGACCAATCAAATTAGAAGCGGTGACAAACATGGGTATGGTATGCATGTGATTCAATCAAAGCTCGAAGCGAATCTTCTGACGCCGAACGCGTTCACACCATGGCGAGCGGCCTATTTTTGGAACTCTAGAAAAGTTTCCTCACTTGGCTGGAGATAAAAGGACTAAAGTAACCTTACGTTTGGCATGATGTTTCCAGCCATCCCACCCCAATATTcaaggaaaatatttttagagatttaatttaattttaaaaaattatgaatgtgGTTGGTGTAAATACTCGAGGTAACATTAATAttgtaagatttttattattttctctctttctacataaggaaaattataaaaatttcaaataaattaaaaataatatcatatacaATATTAGGATAGATAAGTTACGTGCatcaattttgaagaaaaatagaatttattattaaataaatttttttatataaattttaaatttatttttaaaaaaatatatacaaaagttGCACACTTTaaaacttataatataattttccataaattaaaataaaaaaatgtcagaAGTTAATAATTCGTGAACAACCAGCCCTATAAAAATTAGATGTGTTATTCCCATTCTTTCCCTAATTTTCCTATTGTTCACTAGTGTGATCACTTAAAACAAAGAAATATGCGGATTTtggttgaattaaaaaattgcaATCCCTTAATTTTTATCCAGAATTAAGAGGTTATTTTGGGCATTTCATAGGAACCGTATAGCACTCCTCGAAAACCGAAATGCAAATCCGAGAATATGTTGTGTGTGTGGAATCGTTATCGTCACCCACGCACCATCCTGACCTTCATTCGTGCTTACTTTTTAGTCGcccatcattttctttaaaatcttCCACCTACCCCGCGAAGCAGAAGCAGTGAAGAAGGACTTGTCGCcctaaaattaaatagaaaaaaagctGTCCACACAACCGTCAATGTCCACACGCCCTCACTAATCCAACGCCCCAAAATTGAATTACTAGAACTTTCTGTTCCTCCACAAAGCTCACCCATTTTATCTTTCACCCCTTTATAAGCTCTCTGTGCATCCCAGCCTGTGGCCTCCTCGTGCCACTCTCTCCAACTAGGGTTTCTCTCTCCATCTTACTTTTATCCTTCAGCTTCTCTGCTTCCAAGGTTCGtttcttactctttttttattttttggggatCTCGGAGACTCCGATCGATTCACTCTTGCTTGCGTATTTGGATCGCAGATTCAAACGCCGatcatgttttttgttttctttttaaaatcattttggtCTCGTCTTGACGATAACCGGATCCATTTTTTTTCGTTGTAATAGTCGTGAAAATGGTGAAGAAGTACCCCACCGTGAGCGCTGAATACCAGAAGGCCGTCGAGAAGGCCAAGAGAAAACTGAGGGGCCTCATCGCGGACAAGAAGTGCGCTCCCCTCATGCTCCGTCTCGCGTACGATCTGTCCCTTCAACTTTCGATTATGACGCTTGATTTTTATCGCTAAGAACTCAAACAGGAGCTCTATAATTCTTGAGATCGCAttctttatttctctctccATAAACTGTGTACCTCTGTATGTAAAATGATCCTTTGTGCAGATGGCACTCTGCTGGGACCTTTGACGTTAAGACAAAAACGGGGGGTCCCTTCGGTACGATGAAGCTAGAGGCCGAGCTCGAACACGCGGCCAACAATGGCCTCGACATCGCCGTCAGGCTCTTGGAGCCTATTAAGCAACAATTCCCCATCCTCTCTTACGCTGATTTCTACCAGGTACAAAgttcttttttatattaatgaTTAATTATTTCTCACTGTTTTGCTGTAACctaattttggttgtttgttttactcaaataattttttaatttcttttatcttgTTCAATGCAGTTAGCCGGCGTTGTTGCTGTTGAAGTCACCGGTGGGCCCGAGATCCCCTTCCACCCTGGACGGGAGGTCGGTCTAGTTTCATTTTTTGGAGTTTATTTGAGTTTTCATTTACATATTTCGGTCTTATAAGTCTGATTCGTCTGCCTGAGATGCTAGTTACCATGCCATTGTTTCATGGTTATGGTTCATTCCTTTTGACATGATTGATTTCTTGTGTGCACCAAACCTATCTAGTCGGGACTATTATAGTCTTGTCAAGAGTGTCGTATtgagttttattattttctagaCCGCGTTGGATATGTTTAACCATGTATATTTGATACGGGATTTGACTAGCTCTGCTTTTCTACGAAAGAATTGTTTTCAATTTGATATGGCCGGCTTTGTGGTGTGAAGTGTGAACTATTGAGCTTTTAGGCAGCTTTGTGGACCTTTGTATTTTAAGCCAATGTCCCTTCACTCTCGGCAAAGCATCTTGTCAGGAGCCTATGGAAGTACTAGTGCTCTGTTTATTGTCGTTCCTTGGAATGTTTTCACTGTTGAGCTATCGTTTGTCCACATCAATAACTAGTCATGTTCATTATAGTTTGAATTTCTTATTGGTCTTGAATGAGGAAATAGTTTGTAGTAGCTGCTCATCGCATGTATTGTTAATTTCCCAGGACGTCAACTTTTTGTATTTCGTATTAGAAAAACGAAACATTACCTTTTGTATTTTATCTGAGACAGAATAAACCATCAATTTAGATGAGTTGTTCTGgtggtttatttttattcttatgtACTATTTGTCGATGTAGATTTTGATTTAGTCCATGTTTACTATATTGAGTCTTTACTGTAAAATTATGTGGTCCTCCTTGGAAACTGATAGTTGCTCTCTCCGATTTTCAGGACAAGCCCAAACCGCCTCCTGAAGGACGTCTTCCAAATGCTACTTTGGGTTAGTATTCTGTTTGATGATCTGATTGAGATTTTATCGGGTAATATATTGCAGAAACACACATACACAGCTCAGCGATATGGTTTTGGGGGTGAAGGATGTTTCTTGACTCTTCTTCAATTGATACAGGTTCTGACCACTTGAGGGTGGTATTTGGGCAACAAATGGGCCTCTGTGATCAGGACATTGTTGCGCTTTCTGGTGGACACACTTTGGTTAGGATGATCCCTGAGGTTTCCTTAGTTATCCTTCGGAACTATCATGTTAAGATTTTCAATTGTTGCCTGTTTTGGATTTGTTCCTTTTGTAGGGAAGGGCCCACAAGGAGCGATCTGGCTTTGAGGGACCCTGGACTATCAACCCTCTCATCTTTGATAACACATACTTCACG includes:
- the LOC122292426 gene encoding L-ascorbate peroxidase, cytosolic — encoded protein: MVKKYPTVSAEYQKAVEKAKRKLRGLIADKKCAPLMLRLAWHSAGTFDVKTKTGGPFGTMKLEAELEHAANNGLDIAVRLLEPIKQQFPILSYADFYQLAGVVAVEVTGGPEIPFHPGREDKPKPPPEGRLPNATLGSDHLRVVFGQQMGLCDQDIVALSGGHTLGRAHKERSGFEGPWTINPLIFDNTYFTELLSGEKEGLLQLPSDKALLSDTVFRPLVDKYAADEDAFFADYTEAHLRLSELGFAEA